One genomic region from Bartonella australis AUST/NH1 encodes:
- the gltX gene encoding glutamate--tRNA ligase: MPVVTRFAPSPTGFLHIGSARTALFNWLYAKHNGGKMLLRIEDTDRERSTDAAVKAIIDGLHWMGLSYDGDPISQFERAGRHRQVAEQLVKDGKAYYCYASPEELAEMRENARAEGRPPRYDGRWRDRDISEAPKGVKPVVRIKAPQNGETVLHDRVQGDIRFPNKDLDDFIILRSDGTPTYMHAVVVDDHDMGITHIIRGDDHLTNAARQTIIFNAMGWDIPIMAHIPLIHGESGAKLSKRRGALGVDAYRTMGYLPAAMRNYLVRLGWSHGDDELISLEDMISWFDIDDINKGAARFDIKKLDAINGHYIRTCDTQNLFDAALGILPDIEGGLDILEKLNEQRRAQFLAAIPNLKERSKTLLELIDGASFIFTQRPLTLEEKAKTLLDESGQLTLKGVYHALKACPNWDATTLDEVLRHYAQEKELKFGAIAQPLRAALTGRTTSPGVFDILVLLGRDESLNRINDQIILAEH; encoded by the coding sequence GTGCCCGTCGTTACCCGTTTTGCCCCTTCGCCCACAGGTTTTCTTCATATTGGCAGTGCCCGCACCGCTCTTTTTAACTGGCTTTATGCAAAACACAATGGTGGCAAAATGCTTCTACGTATCGAAGATACAGATAGAGAACGTTCAACAGATGCCGCGGTAAAAGCTATTATAGACGGCTTACACTGGATGGGGCTCAGTTACGATGGGGATCCTATTTCGCAGTTCGAACGAGCAGGACGTCACCGTCAGGTTGCCGAACAATTGGTAAAAGACGGCAAAGCTTATTATTGTTATGCTTCTCCTGAAGAATTAGCTGAAATGCGCGAAAATGCCCGTGCAGAAGGTCGTCCTCCCCGTTATGATGGACGGTGGCGCGACCGTGATATTTCTGAAGCTCCCAAAGGAGTTAAACCTGTTGTCCGTATTAAAGCACCACAAAATGGAGAAACAGTTTTGCACGATCGTGTTCAGGGCGATATTCGCTTTCCAAATAAAGACCTGGATGACTTTATTATTTTACGTTCCGATGGTACCCCAACTTACATGCATGCCGTTGTTGTTGATGATCATGATATGGGGATAACACATATCATTCGCGGCGATGATCATCTTACAAATGCAGCTCGCCAAACAATTATTTTTAATGCAATGGGGTGGGATATCCCTATTATGGCGCATATCCCACTTATCCATGGTGAAAGTGGTGCAAAATTATCAAAACGACGTGGTGCACTGGGTGTTGATGCTTACCGAACAATGGGATATCTTCCTGCGGCTATGCGCAATTACCTTGTTCGTCTAGGTTGGAGTCACGGCGACGATGAACTCATCTCTCTAGAAGACATGATTTCCTGGTTTGATATCGATGATATTAACAAAGGTGCCGCTCGTTTTGATATCAAAAAACTGGATGCCATTAATGGGCATTATATACGCACATGTGATACTCAAAACCTTTTTGATGCCGCTCTTGGTATTTTGCCAGATATTGAAGGCGGGTTAGATATACTTGAAAAACTCAATGAACAACGCCGTGCTCAATTTTTAGCCGCAATACCGAACTTAAAAGAACGTTCAAAAACGCTGCTTGAACTTATTGACGGTGCTTCCTTCATCTTTACGCAGCGACCATTAACTCTTGAAGAAAAAGCAAAAACACTCTTGGATGAAAGCGGCCAGCTCACCCTGAAAGGTGTTTATCATGCTTTAAAAGCATGCCCAAATTGGGATGCAACAACACTGGATGAAGTTCTTCGGCATTATGCACAAGAAAAAGAGCTAAAATTTGGAGCTATTGCCCAACCTCTTCGAGCGGCCCTTACAGGGCGTACAACATCACCAGGAGTTTTTGATATCCTCGTTTTATTAGGGCGAGACGAATCTCTTAATCGTATTAATGATCAAATTATTCTAGCTGAACACTGA
- the gltA gene encoding citrate synthase — protein MSEHKAYIIANDTKIELPVRKGTIGPDVIEISSLYKKMNTFTYDPGFISTASCESKITYIDGKKGILLYRGYSIDQLAENGNFLESCYLLLHGELPTKQEKIDFDRCVMQNAAVGEQFERFFQGFRRDSHPMAVMISCLGALSTLYHDSIDIADSQQRMIAPIYLISKIPTLAAMAYKYSIGHAFIHPRDDLSYAENFLHMCFSTSGEEYKINPVLARAMDRIFTLHADHEQNASTSTVRLAGSSGANPFACIAAGVACLWGPAHGGANEACLKMLQEIGSAEKIPEFIARAKDKDDPFRLMGFGHRIYKNYDPRAKIMQKTCHEVLKELNIQDDPLLDIAVKLEDIALNDEYFVEKKLYPNVDFYSGIILKALGFPPEMFTVLFALARSAGWIAQWKEMIEDPAQKIGRPRQLYTGPTAREYISVDDRVSSKAEIVNR, from the coding sequence ATGTCTGAGCACAAAGCATACATCATCGCAAATGACACAAAAATAGAGTTGCCGGTGCGTAAAGGAACTATCGGTCCTGATGTAATTGAAATCTCCTCTCTTTATAAAAAAATGAACACCTTTACCTATGATCCTGGATTTATCTCAACTGCTTCCTGTGAATCAAAAATTACCTATATCGACGGCAAAAAAGGGATATTACTTTATCGTGGTTATTCTATAGACCAATTAGCTGAAAATGGGAATTTTCTTGAAAGCTGCTACCTTTTGCTCCACGGCGAATTACCAACTAAACAAGAAAAAATCGATTTTGATCGCTGTGTTATGCAGAACGCAGCAGTGGGTGAACAATTCGAGCGCTTTTTCCAAGGTTTCCGCCGTGACTCTCACCCTATGGCTGTTATGATTTCTTGTCTTGGAGCCCTATCCACGCTTTATCACGATTCCATTGATATTGCAGATTCTCAACAGAGAATGATCGCCCCTATTTACCTTATCTCGAAGATTCCAACCCTTGCCGCTATGGCTTATAAATACAGCATTGGACATGCATTTATCCATCCGCGCGATGATCTCAGTTATGCTGAAAATTTTCTCCATATGTGCTTTTCTACCTCCGGTGAAGAATATAAAATTAACCCGGTTCTTGCCCGAGCTATGGACAGAATCTTCACTCTTCACGCAGATCATGAACAAAATGCGTCCACTTCAACTGTACGCCTTGCAGGTTCATCAGGAGCTAACCCATTCGCGTGTATCGCTGCAGGCGTCGCGTGTCTGTGGGGACCAGCTCATGGTGGTGCTAATGAAGCGTGTTTGAAAATGCTGCAAGAAATAGGCTCTGCTGAAAAAATTCCCGAATTTATCGCGCGCGCGAAAGATAAAGACGACCCATTCCGTCTTATGGGCTTTGGCCATCGAATATATAAAAATTATGACCCACGTGCTAAAATTATGCAAAAAACTTGCCATGAAGTTTTAAAAGAATTGAACATTCAGGATGATCCGCTGCTCGATATTGCTGTAAAGCTTGAAGATATTGCTCTTAATGATGAATATTTTGTTGAGAAAAAACTTTACCCTAATGTTGATTTTTATTCTGGTATTATCTTAAAAGCCCTGGGTTTCCCGCCTGAAATGTTTACTGTTCTTTTTGCGCTAGCGCGTAGCGCAGGTTGGATTGCGCAATGGAAGGAAATGATCGAAGATCCTGCGCAAAAAATTGGCCGGCCGCGCCAACTTTATACAGGTCCC